A single genomic interval of Nonomuraea rubra harbors:
- a CDS encoding WD40 repeat domain-containing protein — translation MPSRTSAALAGLALAVLAAGCADPAAGRVSLAGAPQPSVSPPPPSPMRSTGAPRHPYPMATSLAEPMATGAPLPATGPPRFFVSARTPLARFTGTSKTATITPVPPAVHDAATGAFLANIPLPPGLDGTSHRLAAARDNRTFALAGRTGGQAEPGLRFFLVRLGEDGRPGEPVPVTQTDPDDLSQLYDLALSADGTRLAYATPLIGGGAKISVLDVATGRRRDWKTATYSMVGGLSWAPDGRSLACVLNGRTLAVLDLSRPDAAAPRIVRNAAGAVPFESVTHTPDGGALIYAAGHTVERVPVLGGPSQVLARREPPPGASLTLRFSVDGTGEHLLYAHGWRAHRIPLGGGAVTSVPITVSERPGEGDSPNVAW, via the coding sequence ATGCCGTCCCGTACGTCAGCCGCGCTGGCGGGCTTGGCCCTGGCCGTCCTGGCCGCCGGATGCGCCGATCCGGCGGCCGGCCGGGTGTCGCTCGCCGGCGCGCCCCAGCCCTCCGTGTCACCGCCACCGCCGTCCCCCATGCGATCCACGGGGGCTCCGAGGCACCCGTACCCGATGGCGACCTCGCTGGCCGAGCCCATGGCGACCGGAGCACCCCTGCCGGCGACGGGCCCGCCCCGCTTCTTCGTCTCCGCCCGCACCCCGCTCGCCCGCTTCACCGGCACCTCCAAGACCGCCACCATCACCCCGGTGCCGCCCGCCGTGCACGACGCCGCGACCGGGGCGTTCCTCGCGAACATCCCGCTGCCGCCCGGCCTCGACGGCACCTCGCACCGCCTGGCCGCCGCCCGGGACAACCGCACGTTCGCCCTCGCCGGCCGGACCGGCGGGCAGGCGGAGCCCGGCCTGCGCTTCTTCCTCGTCCGCCTCGGCGAGGACGGGCGCCCGGGCGAGCCGGTGCCCGTCACGCAGACCGACCCGGACGACCTGAGCCAGCTCTACGACCTCGCCCTCAGTGCCGACGGCACCCGGCTGGCCTACGCCACCCCGCTCATCGGCGGCGGCGCCAAGATCTCCGTGCTCGACGTCGCCACCGGCCGGCGCCGCGACTGGAAGACCGCGACGTACTCGATGGTGGGCGGCCTGTCCTGGGCCCCGGACGGCCGCTCGCTCGCCTGCGTGCTCAACGGCCGGACCCTCGCCGTCCTCGACCTGTCCCGCCCGGACGCCGCCGCGCCCCGGATCGTCAGGAACGCCGCCGGCGCCGTGCCGTTCGAGTCGGTGACCCACACCCCTGACGGCGGCGCGCTGATCTACGCCGCCGGGCACACCGTCGAACGTGTCCCCGTGCTGGGCGGCCCGTCACAGGTCCTGGCCAGGCGGGAACCGCCGCCCGGCGCCTCGCTGACCCTGCGCTTCAGCGTCGACGGGACCGGCGAGCACCTCCTGTACGCGCACGGGTGGCGCGCCCACCGGATCCCGCTCGGCGGCGGCGCCGTCACCTCCGTGCCGATCACAGTCAGTGAGCGGCCGGGCGAGGGCGACTCGCCGAACGTGGCCTGGTGA
- a CDS encoding DUF6313 family protein produces the protein MTPDRGTQQEPPRTRFGGLVNLSRWLWREAKWVLVGVVVLFVATGLLIGWVEAYEILMGFRSPSNVKHSVLAWALSVVGWAIIPALIGAVVGYLWLCKKPR, from the coding sequence ATGACGCCGGATCGCGGCACCCAGCAGGAGCCGCCCCGTACCCGGTTCGGCGGGCTGGTCAATCTCAGCAGGTGGCTCTGGCGCGAGGCGAAGTGGGTTCTCGTCGGGGTCGTGGTGCTCTTCGTGGCGACCGGCCTGCTGATCGGCTGGGTGGAGGCCTACGAGATCCTCATGGGCTTCCGCTCCCCGTCGAACGTCAAGCACTCGGTGCTGGCGTGGGCGCTGTCCGTGGTGGGCTGGGCGATCATCCCGGCCCTGATCGGCGCCGTGGTGGGCTATCTCTGGCTGTGCAAGAAGCCCCGCTGA
- a CDS encoding cupin domain-containing protein encodes MSDEHLHHLDNPNATTPPPRIELVSSVPSPPPMPGNAEAMTIRVVLPPGSEGNPPHRHTGPAYGYMIRGEMIFELEGEPERVVKAGESFWEPGGDRIHYQDANNLPDAETEFVVTMFGVAGQPMLIPVSAEELEARRDRRAPRP; translated from the coding sequence ATGAGCGACGAGCATCTGCATCACCTGGACAATCCCAACGCGACCACGCCACCGCCGAGGATCGAGCTCGTCTCGTCGGTCCCGTCGCCGCCGCCGATGCCCGGCAACGCGGAGGCGATGACGATCCGCGTCGTCCTGCCGCCGGGCAGCGAGGGCAACCCGCCGCACCGCCACACCGGCCCCGCGTACGGCTACATGATCAGGGGCGAGATGATCTTCGAGCTGGAGGGCGAGCCGGAACGCGTCGTCAAGGCCGGCGAGTCGTTCTGGGAGCCGGGCGGCGATCGCATCCACTACCAGGACGCCAACAACCTCCCGGACGCCGAGACCGAGTTCGTCGTCACGATGTTCGGCGTGGCGGGGCAGCCGATGCTCATCCCGGTGAGCGCGGAGGAGCTCGAAGCGCGCCGGGACCGCCGGGCGCCTCGCCCATGA
- a CDS encoding cupin domain-containing protein codes for MIRVRSALAAGLVASAAACAAPATGHAPVATVTTQPPAETLKPLLEQALPNVKGKTFTSAIADFPPAARAVPHRHGTAFVYAYVLEGTVRSQIEGEPVRTYRQGESWVEPPGAHHVLTENTSRTDPAKLLVVFISDTGAELKVDDRHG; via the coding sequence ATGATCCGAGTACGGTCCGCCCTGGCCGCCGGCCTGGTGGCCTCGGCGGCCGCGTGCGCCGCTCCGGCGACGGGCCACGCGCCGGTCGCCACCGTGACCACGCAGCCACCGGCCGAGACGCTGAAGCCGCTGCTGGAACAGGCACTGCCGAACGTCAAGGGCAAGACGTTCACCTCGGCGATCGCCGACTTCCCGCCGGCCGCGCGGGCGGTCCCGCACCGGCACGGCACGGCCTTCGTGTACGCCTACGTGCTCGAAGGCACCGTACGCAGCCAGATCGAGGGCGAGCCGGTGCGCACGTACCGCCAGGGCGAGAGCTGGGTCGAGCCGCCGGGTGCCCACCATGTGCTCACCGAGAACACCAGCCGCACGGACCCGGCGAAACTGCTGGTCGTCTTCATCTCGGACACCGGAGCCGAGCTCAAGGTCGACGACCGGCACGGGTGA
- a CDS encoding NADP-dependent oxidoreductase, whose protein sequence is MQAITARDRAAGPAGLSLTEEPYPHAAENDVIVRVHAAGFTRGELDWPGTWSDRAGRDRTPSVPGHEVSGTVAELGYGTTGLTVGQRVFGLTDWTRNGSLAEYVAVEARNLAPLPADIDHTVAAALPISGLTAWQALFDHGRLAAGQTVLVHGAAGGVGSLAVQLAREAGARVIGTGRAESRDTALGLGVDVFLDLEADRLEDAGQVDLVIDVIGGDIGDRSAALVRPGGTLIALPSPPAVHPPEGRAIFFVVEPDRARLADLAGRLREGRLRVLVGAVRPLAEAPAAFASRGKTIIRVTEGG, encoded by the coding sequence ATGCAAGCCATCACCGCCCGAGACCGCGCCGCCGGCCCGGCCGGGCTCTCCCTGACCGAGGAGCCGTACCCGCACGCCGCCGAGAACGACGTGATCGTCCGGGTGCACGCCGCGGGGTTCACCCGGGGAGAGCTCGACTGGCCGGGAACGTGGTCGGACCGCGCGGGCCGCGACCGGACGCCGAGCGTGCCCGGGCACGAGGTGTCCGGGACGGTGGCGGAGCTGGGGTACGGCACCACCGGCCTGACCGTCGGGCAGCGGGTGTTCGGGCTGACCGACTGGACCCGCAACGGCTCCCTGGCCGAGTACGTGGCGGTCGAGGCGCGCAACCTCGCCCCGCTGCCGGCCGACATCGACCACACCGTGGCCGCCGCGCTGCCGATCTCGGGGCTGACCGCGTGGCAGGCGCTGTTCGACCACGGCCGCCTCGCCGCCGGCCAGACCGTGCTGGTCCACGGCGCCGCGGGCGGCGTCGGCTCGCTGGCGGTGCAGCTCGCGCGCGAGGCGGGAGCGCGGGTGATCGGCACCGGCAGGGCGGAGTCCAGGGACACGGCACTCGGCCTGGGCGTGGACGTCTTCCTGGATCTGGAGGCCGACCGGCTGGAGGACGCCGGCCAGGTCGATCTGGTGATCGACGTGATCGGCGGCGACATCGGCGACCGTTCCGCCGCGCTGGTACGCCCCGGCGGCACGCTCATCGCCCTCCCCTCGCCACCGGCCGTCCACCCCCCGGAGGGCCGGGCGATCTTCTTCGTCGTCGAGCCCGACCGGGCCCGCCTCGCGGACCTGGCCGGGCGGCTGCGCGAGGGGCGGCTCCGCGTGCTCGTCGGGGCCGTGCGCCCCCTGGCCGAGGCACCGGCCGCGTTCGCGTCCCGCGGCAAGACAATCATCCGGGTCACGGAGGGCGGATAG
- a CDS encoding long-chain-fatty-acid--CoA ligase: MLNLSIILEDSARNAPDRTALVFGDLRLPYSMVDSVANQVANLLAARGIGRGDKVALLCPNVPYFPFVYFGILKAGATVVPLNVLLQPREITYHLTDSGARALFCFEGTAELPMGERGREGFDATEGCEHFFVLPATPLATESEHGESIWAALDGMPGEFETVQTGPEDVAAILYTSGTTGRPKGAELTHANLLINTMVSDEMFPTDPGGDVSLAVLPLFHSFGQTSVMNVSLRRRATLVLMPRFEPGEALELMRREKVSIFAGVPTMYWAMLSKIHADGAEVPTTLKVAVSGAAACPVEVLKDFEATFGVPILEGYGLSETSPAACFNQLSRPTKPGTIGFPIWGVQMRLVDGDWNTIEGEGPGEIAIRGHNVMKGYHGRPEETAEVLRDGWFRTGDVATRDEDGYYAVFDRTKDMIIRGGFNVYPREVEEVLMTHPAVSLAAVVGVPHASHGEEVKAYVIPAPGATASEAELVAWSRENMAAYKYPRIIEFREHLPMTATGKILKRELR; encoded by the coding sequence ATGCTCAACCTGTCGATCATTCTGGAAGACAGCGCCCGCAACGCTCCGGACCGCACCGCCCTGGTCTTCGGCGACCTGCGCCTGCCGTACTCCATGGTGGACTCCGTCGCGAACCAGGTGGCGAACCTCCTGGCGGCCAGAGGGATCGGCAGGGGCGACAAGGTCGCCCTGCTCTGCCCGAACGTGCCCTACTTCCCCTTCGTCTACTTCGGCATACTCAAGGCCGGCGCGACCGTCGTCCCGCTCAACGTGCTGCTGCAGCCGCGCGAGATCACCTACCACCTGACCGACAGCGGCGCCAGGGCGCTCTTCTGCTTCGAGGGCACCGCCGAGCTGCCGATGGGGGAGCGCGGGCGGGAGGGGTTCGACGCCACAGAGGGCTGCGAGCACTTCTTCGTGCTGCCCGCCACGCCGCTGGCCACCGAGTCGGAGCACGGCGAGTCGATCTGGGCGGCGCTGGACGGGATGCCGGGGGAGTTCGAGACGGTGCAGACGGGGCCGGAGGACGTCGCGGCCATCCTCTACACCTCCGGCACCACCGGCCGGCCCAAGGGCGCCGAGCTCACCCACGCGAACCTGCTGATCAACACCATGGTCAGCGACGAGATGTTCCCCACCGACCCCGGCGGCGACGTCTCGCTCGCCGTGCTGCCCCTCTTCCACTCCTTCGGCCAGACCTCGGTCATGAACGTGAGCCTGCGCCGCCGCGCCACCCTCGTGCTCATGCCGCGCTTCGAGCCCGGCGAGGCCCTGGAGCTCATGCGCCGGGAGAAGGTGTCCATCTTCGCCGGGGTGCCCACCATGTACTGGGCGATGCTGTCGAAGATCCACGCGGACGGGGCCGAGGTGCCCACGACGCTGAAGGTGGCGGTGTCGGGGGCGGCCGCCTGCCCGGTCGAGGTGCTCAAGGACTTCGAGGCCACCTTCGGCGTCCCGATCCTGGAGGGCTACGGCCTGTCGGAGACCTCGCCCGCGGCCTGCTTCAACCAGCTCAGCCGGCCCACCAAGCCAGGCACCATCGGCTTCCCCATCTGGGGCGTGCAGATGCGGCTGGTGGACGGCGACTGGAACACCATCGAGGGCGAGGGCCCCGGCGAGATCGCCATCCGCGGGCACAACGTGATGAAGGGCTACCACGGGCGTCCCGAGGAGACCGCGGAGGTGCTGCGGGACGGCTGGTTCCGCACCGGCGACGTCGCCACCCGCGACGAGGACGGCTACTACGCCGTCTTCGACCGCACCAAGGACATGATCATCCGGGGCGGGTTCAACGTCTACCCGCGCGAGGTGGAGGAGGTGCTGATGACGCACCCGGCGGTCTCGCTGGCGGCCGTCGTCGGCGTGCCCCATGCCTCGCACGGCGAGGAGGTCAAGGCGTACGTCATCCCGGCGCCCGGCGCGACGGCGAGCGAGGCCGAGCTCGTCGCCTGGTCGAGGGAGAACATGGCGGCCTACAAGTACCCGAGGATCATCGAGTTCCGCGAGCACCTGCCGATGACGGCGACCGGCAAGATCCTCAAGCGCGAGCTGCGTTAG
- a CDS encoding helix-turn-helix domain-containing protein codes for MAHSWRGWCLLRPGLLLYGGTVGRNELHAHHAVQLIVAAEPFTMADARGERVTTRIAVVPPDTAHTVLTGARHALLAHLDPRSSPGRSLLARCAPGPTAPTWSPAGTGPTALAWPLSVPPAGVAVEKPSGGTAGVAVGEPSGRGSPAPVAAGNGRVRPGIRPRMFTEPPAGHARSAEAAAALRVVEEWSGHGGAADVLHPAVEAAIALLPALLAGGPVRLRAVAEAVHLSPSRLAHLFSAHVGIPLRPYVRWLRLQRAIDQVAAGESLTAAAHAAGFADGPHFTRAFRTTFGNAPSELATAIDWLP; via the coding sequence ATGGCGCACTCCTGGCGCGGCTGGTGCCTCCTGCGGCCCGGCCTCCTGCTGTACGGCGGCACGGTCGGCCGGAACGAGCTGCACGCCCACCACGCGGTCCAGCTGATCGTCGCCGCCGAGCCCTTCACCATGGCCGACGCCCGCGGCGAGCGGGTGACCACGCGCATCGCCGTCGTCCCGCCCGACACCGCCCACACGGTGCTCACCGGCGCCCGCCACGCCCTGCTCGCCCACCTCGACCCGCGCAGCTCGCCGGGCCGCTCCCTGCTCGCACGCTGCGCCCCCGGCCCAACGGCTCCCACCTGGTCACCGGCCGGTACCGGGCCGACGGCGCTCGCATGGCCGCTCTCCGTCCCACCGGCCGGCGTTGCGGTCGAGAAGCCGTCCGGCGGGACGGCCGGCGTTGCGGTCGGGGAGCCGTCCGGTCGCGGCTCCCCGGCCCCCGTGGCTGCCGGGAACGGGCGCGTGCGGCCGGGGATCCGGCCGCGCATGTTCACCGAGCCCCCGGCCGGTCACGCGCGTTCGGCCGAGGCGGCGGCCGCGCTGCGGGTCGTCGAGGAGTGGAGCGGCCACGGCGGCGCCGCCGACGTCCTGCACCCGGCGGTGGAGGCGGCGATCGCGCTGCTCCCCGCGCTCCTCGCGGGAGGCCCTGTGCGGCTGCGAGCGGTGGCGGAGGCGGTGCACCTGTCGCCCAGCCGGCTGGCGCACCTGTTCAGCGCGCACGTCGGGATCCCGCTGCGGCCGTACGTGCGGTGGCTGCGGTTGCAGCGGGCCATCGATCAGGTGGCCGCCGGGGAGTCGCTGACGGCGGCCGCGCACGCCGCCGGGTTCGCCGACGGCCCGCACTTCACCCGGGCCTTCAGGACCACCTTCGGCAACGCGCCGTCCGAGCTCGCCACCGCGATCGACTGGCTGCCGTGA
- a CDS encoding putative protein N(5)-glutamine methyltransferase: MSVFSSSISTAAIVARLRAAGCVFAEDEAELLLSTAPTPAELDAMVARRVAGEPLEHVLGWAEFCGLRVYVEPGVFVPRPRTEFLIEVAVGLAREVAGTPAVLDLCCGTGAMGAAVAAALPETELHAADLDPAAVRCARRNLAGAATVHEGDLYDPLPAALRGRVDILIASPPYVPTESVGLLPPEARLHEPLHALDGGADGLDVVRRVIGGAPGWLAPGGHLLVETSERQAAATAEAVRSAGLAARVATSGDLDATAVIGTLEAR; encoded by the coding sequence ATGTCGGTTTTTTCGTCATCTATCAGCACTGCTGCCATCGTCGCCCGCCTCCGCGCCGCCGGATGCGTCTTCGCCGAGGACGAGGCGGAGCTGCTCCTGTCCACCGCGCCCACCCCCGCCGAGCTCGACGCCATGGTGGCGCGCAGGGTCGCGGGCGAACCGCTCGAACACGTGCTGGGCTGGGCGGAGTTCTGCGGCCTGCGGGTGTACGTGGAGCCGGGGGTGTTCGTGCCCCGGCCGCGCACCGAGTTCCTCATCGAGGTGGCCGTCGGGCTGGCGCGCGAGGTCGCGGGCACCCCGGCGGTCCTGGACCTGTGCTGCGGGACGGGCGCGATGGGCGCGGCCGTGGCGGCGGCCCTGCCGGAGACCGAGCTGCACGCCGCCGATCTCGACCCCGCCGCCGTCCGCTGCGCCCGGCGCAACCTGGCGGGGGCGGCGACGGTCCACGAGGGCGACCTGTACGACCCGCTGCCCGCCGCGCTGCGCGGACGGGTGGACATCCTGATCGCCAGCCCCCCGTACGTGCCGACGGAGTCGGTGGGCCTGCTGCCTCCCGAGGCCCGCCTGCACGAGCCGCTGCACGCGCTGGACGGCGGCGCCGACGGCCTCGACGTGGTCCGGCGGGTGATCGGCGGCGCCCCCGGCTGGCTCGCTCCCGGCGGGCATCTGCTGGTGGAGACCAGTGAGCGCCAGGCGGCAGCGACCGCCGAGGCCGTACGGTCGGCCGGGCTGGCGGCCCGGGTGGCCACCTCCGGCGACCTGGACGCGACGGCGGTCATCGGCACCCTGGAAGCCCGATGA
- a CDS encoding TetR/AcrR family transcriptional regulator C-terminal domain-containing protein, which yields MAQKGLARDTVVRAALELLDEAGLEGLSMRRLAARLGVQNPALYWHFRNKQELLDEMARELLAHDMGGPAEGEGWREWLTRRAHRYRRTLLGHRDGARLIAAGDPGPGVARSFEEELRTLTGLGFTPARGLHAITAISHYTLGFVLNEQAALDRRGRRDSPDDGPALAAYAADYPLTVEGVRTGGAPTSDEAFEHGLRLILDGVAASAPA from the coding sequence ATGGCACAGAAGGGACTGGCGCGGGACACCGTCGTGCGCGCGGCGCTGGAACTGCTCGACGAGGCCGGCCTGGAGGGCCTGTCCATGCGCCGCCTCGCCGCCCGCCTGGGCGTCCAGAACCCGGCGCTCTACTGGCACTTCCGCAACAAGCAGGAGCTGCTCGACGAGATGGCCCGCGAGCTGCTCGCCCACGACATGGGCGGGCCGGCCGAGGGCGAGGGCTGGCGGGAGTGGCTGACCCGGCGCGCGCACCGCTACCGGCGCACGCTGCTCGGCCACCGCGACGGCGCGCGGCTGATCGCGGCCGGCGATCCGGGGCCCGGCGTGGCCAGGAGCTTCGAGGAGGAGCTCAGGACGCTGACCGGGCTCGGCTTCACCCCCGCGCGGGGCCTGCACGCGATCACCGCGATCAGCCACTACACGCTCGGCTTCGTGCTGAACGAGCAGGCGGCCCTCGACCGGCGAGGCCGCCGCGACAGCCCTGACGACGGGCCCGCCCTGGCCGCGTACGCCGCGGACTACCCGCTCACGGTCGAGGGCGTCAGGACGGGCGGCGCGCCGACCAGCGACGAGGCGTTCGAGCACGGCCTGCGGCTCATCCTCGACGGCGTCGCCGCGTCGGCCCCCGCCTGA
- a CDS encoding esterase-like activity of phytase family protein, with product MAGTAPPATAAPREPVRITRFLGEQRIPHRVEFEGTTVGGLSGFDRDPRTGVWYFISDDRWRYDPARFYTGQLTIDRRTGAFAAVRLTGVTTLTRPDGTPYPAYGRPGSADPESIRFDRWNGRLLWGDEGDRPDRANPDIPISHSTVRGMNPEGRETADLPVPSNLRFTNTENGPRRNFGFEGLAVTERTIAAMTEGPRFEDGPTPTAERGSVARLTVWDRQGRARAQYAYPLDALAAPPNPPDGLSDSGVSELLAIDDNRYLALERSWIQGVGYRARLYEIDLRGASNVIGRDSLTQAGRYRPVTKRLVRDLGGFRPPVQNLEGMAWGPRLASGECTLVIGSDDNFSEEEVTQFMAFAATGC from the coding sequence GTGGCGGGCACGGCTCCGCCCGCGACGGCCGCCCCTCGCGAGCCCGTGCGGATCACCCGCTTCCTCGGCGAGCAGCGGATCCCGCACCGGGTGGAGTTCGAGGGCACGACCGTGGGCGGCCTGTCGGGCTTCGATCGGGACCCGCGCACCGGCGTCTGGTACTTCATCTCCGACGACCGCTGGCGCTACGACCCCGCCCGCTTCTACACCGGCCAGCTGACCATCGACCGCAGGACGGGCGCCTTCGCCGCCGTACGGCTGACCGGCGTCACCACGCTGACCAGGCCCGACGGGACACCGTACCCGGCCTACGGCAGGCCGGGCTCGGCCGACCCCGAGTCGATCAGGTTCGACCGGTGGAACGGGCGGCTGCTGTGGGGCGACGAGGGCGACCGGCCCGACCGCGCGAATCCGGATATTCCCATCTCGCATTCAACGGTGCGCGGAATGAACCCCGAAGGACGCGAAACCGCTGATCTGCCGGTGCCGTCGAATTTGCGCTTCACGAACACGGAAAACGGGCCGCGGCGCAATTTCGGGTTCGAGGGGCTGGCCGTCACCGAACGCACCATCGCCGCCATGACCGAGGGCCCGCGCTTCGAGGACGGGCCGACGCCGACGGCCGAACGCGGCTCGGTGGCGCGGCTCACCGTGTGGGACCGCCAGGGCCGGGCCCGCGCGCAGTACGCCTACCCGCTCGACGCCCTGGCGGCCCCGCCGAACCCGCCAGACGGCCTGAGCGACAGCGGCGTGTCGGAGCTGCTGGCCATCGACGACAACCGCTACCTGGCACTCGAGCGCTCCTGGATCCAGGGCGTGGGATACCGGGCCAGGCTGTACGAGATCGACTTGCGCGGTGCCTCGAACGTGATCGGCCGCGACTCGCTGACGCAGGCCGGCAGGTACCGGCCGGTCACCAAGCGGCTGGTCCGCGACCTCGGCGGCTTCCGCCCGCCGGTGCAGAACCTGGAGGGCATGGCCTGGGGCCCCCGGCTGGCGAGCGGCGAGTGCACGCTGGTGATCGGCTCCGACGACAACTTCTCCGAGGAGGAGGTGACGCAGTTCATGGCGTTCGCGGCCACGGGCTGCTGA